The following nucleotide sequence is from Triticum dicoccoides isolate Atlit2015 ecotype Zavitan chromosome 7B, WEW_v2.0, whole genome shotgun sequence.
AGCAGCGCGAGGCGAGCCACCTGTCGACGCAGGGCACGTGGAACCGGTGGCCGCACACGGGGAGCACGCGGATGGTCTCCCCGTCGGCGAAGTCCGACAGGCAGATGGCGCACCCGGCACCGGCCGACGCGTGCTGCTTCTCGCCGGCGTACGTGGCGACGGGCAGTGCAACGAGGGCCTCGCGCTTGAGCCCGGCGTTGGCGCGGCGGTGCGCCACCCATCCGACGGGGTCGGCCACGGCGCGGCGGGCGCACCGCGCCACGCACTGCTGGAGCACGGAGTTGAGCCCCAGCACGCACACCAGCGCGCACAGCATCGCCGCCAGGATCACCACCATGTCGTAGTCCAGCGCCGCCGTCGGCGGGGGCGGCTCCGGGGACGGCGTGGCCGAGACGTCCATGCAGTTGGACATGTTGGTAGATGCTCTAAATCTAGGATTGCCGAGGATCGAAGCTGGACAAGTCAGGCCAGCGAGAAGAAAAGCAGAAGAGAGCAAGAGATGACACAAGTGAAGACAGCAGGACTGTGGCGTGCTCCTGACCATGTCCAAATAGGCTCGGCGAAATCCTCCACTATATAGCACCAGCAGTACCTAGTCAGCACAGAACCTTCGTGTCAGTGTATTTGCAATGGTGTAACGAAATCCTACCATGACTTCTTTTCTTGACAACTAAATCCTACCATGACTTACTGTGATGCACTCAAAATAGACTGACAATCAGCATGGTGACTGTCATGCTGTACAGAATTGGAACCTGCAAAAAATACGTGTCGGCTCCCCACTCGCCACCCTCTGAATGTCACTGGGTGGGCCCGGTGCTTTTCAGTCAGATGACGCCACGTCAGTCCGTAACTTCCAATCCGTAAAAGTGTAGCACTACTAGCGTTACACAGTTACAGTAATGTTTTTGCTACTGATAGTTCTGTACAAAAGATGTTTGTTGAAGTATAGATAATAGTATTATATCAAGTATAATGTACAAGAACGTTACTTCATATTTGCTTTTTGGAAAAAGCTAATGCAGTAGCAAGCGAAGCCTAATTTAGGAGCATGATTGGTGACGAAGACGGCTCGGTTAGTGGTCGTGGTAATTCAGTGAAGGAATCAAAGCAATTTATTAGTTGCAATGCGCATCTATTCTTTCTTTCCTTGCAGAAAAGAAGGAAATGGACTTACAGTGACATCATGGCGGCACTCGCTTGCCGAAGATCAAACCAGTGACCGACACAACTATGGGTATTTTCCTTCAAGTTGAACCCCTAAAGATGCATGGAACACAAACACATGCACGCACGCGcaaaatgatactccctccgtccggaaatacttgtcatcaaaatgaataaaaagagatgtatctagatgtattttagttctagatacatccctttttgtctattttgatgacaagtattttcggacggagggagtactactacggtTAGGGATGCAGAAATCACTTGTGAAGATGGTGGAAGTTTACAGGAGAAATGGACAGCAGaaggtggaaagcaacttgagtgtAAAATGCTCTTGTACATGAAATCAAAAGAGAATTACACTCGAACATGCATGTTTTTGAGGTAGTTAATTATCATGCCTTGGAGTGTAAAAATGTATttctttcacaaaagaacaaaaaaaaattcaTAATTAGGATGATGATAAGCAATGAAGAGTGCATGCGTAACTGGTGGCAAATGGTTGTAGTAAAGCAAGAGAATCAAAGCAACTCATCATCGGTTCGCTAGGCAggcatttgttctttcttttcttgCAAAAAGAGGAAAATGACTCATAGCTAAATAGGCCTGTACTTGATGATCAACCAATGATTAACACAACTGTGCGAATAGTTCAAGCTGAATCGCTAAAGAAGGAACATATGCAAGGAAGCTGATAATTAACCTACCTGTAAATATAACGGTGGGCCGCTACAGGGAAACTAAACTGTCTACGATGTAAAGGAAGAAAGCAACTTGACATGTTAAGAGCACTTGCACAGGAAATGTTATGCGTAGGAATATAGGAGGATGCAATATTCAGATAGCTATGGATCAGTCCAGTTAGCCTCTTAATCACTCCGTAGGTAACAGTGTTGTGGTCAGTGATGCCTCTTAATTAGTCGTATTTTTCATTGTTCTCCAGTCCAGTTAGCCAGTGTACTATTCTGTTTTGAAGCAAACAATACTGCTTCTACCGTATTCCCAGTGCACGTGCAAAAAATTCTCCCACTTCTGTTATTAAAGTTGTTCTCCCATACGTGATCATGCGGCCACTTCTATCCTCTCATGATTATGTCTCATGTACTCCCTGACCTAAAACATATTACATTTGTGTTCATTTTTCCAAAGAATACCGGATGGATCAGTCAAACTTCCACATGATTTCAGGGAATCTTTAAAGAGGCATGTGGAAAATTTGCTGGAGTCATGCTGTGAAAGAATCTCCTTTTGATAGAGAGCAgttttaacatgctccctcttacccccTCTTTTCACATGAGAGGTAAGAGTATATAATAGATCTGAGCTGTTAATCTCATTAATTAGTGGTCTGATTAACTCTTATATTCTTACCTCACATGTAAAAAGAGGGGGTAAGAGGAAGCATGTTAAAATTTACCCAAGATTTAATCCTTTTCAGGACAGCATGGCAAGTATAACATGCATACAAAGTTtaaacagaaaaattaaaacaCACGTTCACAATCAACGAACTTATTTGGAATATGTGGATGCAACTCTGGCTCCATTGCCAGCCAGGAACTGCCTGTCTGCACAGAAAGGGAAATATGCAAGAGCCAGCTTTAATATGCAATGTTCTGCTTAGCACACTGCTATTTTAAATAGGTGCAAGTATCGATCTGCTAATATGGCAACTAAGAACGGAACTGCGATTTGAAGCACAGTTACTAATTGCGGACAAAAAAGAATACCAGATTAATTTCACTGGAGAGGCCGGCGGCCTGGTCTGATCTCCTTAGCTAGCTATCAGCCTATTACGCACTTTCTCCTTTCCTAGACCGCTGTTTGTAGTCGGTATGCTTCTTGTTCCTTGTTTCCATCTCCTGGACCGGATgcaactgctgctgctgcttgtcgTTCCTCCTCTGCAGCCATTGTATCGCCTAAACAAACAAAGGTAAAATATATCCGGTCATCACGCAGTATATATGGACAAAAGGCAGGAGATAAAATCAAACTGTCTTATAAACTGGCAGAATCAGAGTGCTCAAACAAATTAAGACAAAGCTTGTATGCTTGATTTTCTGTACCTTCAAATACGGTAGAGCTGCTAATATTGGACTCCAGCTTGCCATTGTCTCTTGTGTATAGAACGTACCATTTTCTTGGGTTGTTTCCATCACATGCATATGCCTTGACATACTCCACATGGCTGAACTTGTCCCACTCAGGACCAGATTGTCCCGCGGCTAATGAAGATAGCAGCGATATCCTTGGCTTTATATCTCGCATGTATTCTGGGAGTTCTTCCATGACATAATCCTGCAGGATCAACCTCTCAAGTGCAGGGATACTTTCTAGCACCTTCAGCTTTGGGCAATCGGTGATCGTGAGCTTCTGCAGATTGGGGAGATTAGTGATCCTCTCCATGTCGGGGATTCGAAGCATTGTAAGCTCAACAACAGAAGGAAGGGTCTCAAGGTAGTTGAGGTGTTGGACGTCTTGTAGAAATAATTCCTTCAAAGCCCTTGCATTGGTGGCAACGCCTGTAGGAATACGCCTCAGTTTGCATTTCCTGAGCATAAGCTTCTCCAACCTAGGCATGGCTTGTACTTGCTCCTCCCACTCCCACTCTTCCCATTGCACCATTCCTAGTAAGTACATCTCATTTAACCTCGGAAATGGAGTAGCCGCAGCCTGCAAGAATCCAGCCCCAACACGCCTGATGAATGGAGCACGGTCTACCTTAAAGAACTGCAGGTTCGGGAGCTGACACAACCCATCGGGAAGTTGTCTGCAGCACGCCAGGTCAACAAACATAATATATGTCAAGTTATTGAGGGGCACCATGGTCGGgatgagacttgcctgctccccgcgtgtgtgcccatccgtgctcccgcatacgtggcatgatttgattggaacaaaataaggcccggccccacccccttaaaatcagggggggagatgattaattagaaaggaaaaagggaaaaggacaaccgtaggatgaagtgggagcacggatgggagcatggggagggagcaggcaagccggatccccaTGGTTGCAGACATCATCCAAGTTGGGAGTTGCTTGCCAAAATAACCACCCATTATAATATTATCTATACTGGGTGGAGGGGAGAGCTCATTGAACACCTTCTCGATTCGTCGCTGCTCTTCCTCAGGGATACATTCTTTCTCTTTTATCAACCCATCATTTTCCAGTCTGCTGGTGCAGAATAAAGACAGTCTGATAAGATACTTTTTATCACCAAGCCTAGCATTAGCAGCACACGAGGCAGCAGATACGTTCTCCAATTTATATAAACTAAGGAACCTGAGTTGGGAAAGAGACTCTAACTCGTCCAAACTGCACCATTCACCATCCATATGGGCTCGAAACCAATTTAGTTTCCTCATATTTGTTAGGGTACGGAACCCTCCAGGTATCACACTTATGCTGGGAAGCTCAAGTAACCTCAGCTGGCCAAGTTTCACAATGCTACCAGGAAGATTCACCAAATTTTCACATCCATGAAGGTCAAGGAATTGCAATAGTTTCATCTTGCCAATGTTCCCTGGAAGTACAGATATATTGGTATTTACTAGCTTCAAATACCTCAGGTGCTTGAGTTGATGCAACGATTCAACCAATGAAACCACATTAGCAAATTCTATATGTAGAGTCCGCAGACTAGAAAACATAATCAATGAATCACCGGGTTTCATCTTGATCTGGATAGTTGAGATTAGTGTTCTCAACGATTGTTGCTCCTGTAGAGATTTCCAGTCAACTTCACCTGATTGCAATTGATTGCTTTCTATGGTCAACCGAAGAAACTTTTGCGAACTAAGTTTAGTAAGAATATCAGTGTCTCCATCTTGAGCTATGAGTGCTTCATACTTAGTCATGTAATGAGCAAATGAGCGAACAACATCATGCATGctggaaatccatggagcaacATACAAGTTATCTGGCTCTATAAGGTTCCTGGATAGCAACTCCTTGTAGTAATTTCTTCCCAATTCTTCTAAATCACTAGAGTTTCCATGAAGAAAACCTTCGCTCATCCACATTGCAACTACTTGATCCATATTATAAGGTTTACTTTTAGGAAGAAGAGAGTAGTATAGAAAGCACTGCTTCAAATATGAAGGCATATATTCATAGCTTAAGTATACTGTATAGTTGATCTCTGGGGGCATTTTAGTTACTGACCATTTAGAATCTGTCATACACGTGCATAGAACCGCACAAGGCTTGGTTGTCATGGACCGTGGCCCAGGTGGTCTTGGGCTTGTGTTGGCGCTGGAGAGGATAAAAGAATCAGCGACACCAGAAGTGAGGCATCGAACAGAATAGATTTGGCttggcccttcttcctcctccagctCCTCCCTCCCCTCGTACCAGACGAGTGTATCCCCTCTCCCTGATCCTCTCTTGCTGCCTACCTTGATTCTATGCTCTTCCCATCCTTGATTCTCTTCTCTGGATTGTAGTCCCTTTGTGAACTTTGGTTTGGTGATTTAATTCATACACCAGGAACACTTGTATCCATGGATTTGGTGATGTTCGGTATCGATTTGTCAGCTCCTGATCTAGGGGCGTGACAGTTGGTATTCAGAGCTGTTCGATCCCCCACCAGTTTGtcaaaaaattccagaaaatttgCCTCAAATTTTGGTGTTCCTTTCCACCGCTCACCACCTGTTCGACAAAATGTCAATACAACCAGAGGTGACCAGTAGCTGTGTTTTGCATATCACCATCACCCACTTGTTTTACCATGTAACAGAGGAGGTACTAGATGAGCTATTCGGTGCCTATGGGGTGCATGATCTGTGTGTGTCACATAAATCGACACACATGGAGGTGTTTGTGGAGTTCGAATCATGGCTGGAGGCGAGCCAAGCTAAGGGTGCACTGCATGGACGGTGCATCTATGATGGTTCCTGCCTTTTGGACATCCAGCACGCCCCATCATCGATCAGCGTCCACAGGCTGCCCAACTCTGAACCTGTCGTGGTCGATTGGGATTGTGTGGAGCTGGCGGATCATGTGGAGCTGGAACAACTCGTCTCTCTGCCAACTCCATCGGCTTTAACTCCGGCCTCCGCAACAATCACATCCATCGCAATATGTGAGGCGGCAGCCCATGACACCGCATCATTGACTGCCAATGATGTCGGGAGGGCTCATGGGGTCGAGGACGTCCTCCCTTCTTCCACCGGTTGCATCAGCATAGTGCCTGCAAGCTGCTCGGTGTTATGTCTCCAGAACAACTGTGACAAGCTGACGTGCACCTTCATGTCCCGCACTACTCCGAGTATCACTCATCAGGTGCAAGCGTATGGGCCCACAACTTGGCCGTTCCCTTCTCTGGTTATGTGCATAGGTGGTAGCTGTGTGCCACGGCCATTGCCATGCCCGTCCTTCATGTGTGACCGAGGAGGCGATTGTCGAGCTTTCCCATGGCCAGCACCTCAAGGTACATTAATGGGATCTTCCACTGCTATTgtggtgatgaattgctttcctggtGCGGGTTTGATAAATGAGGCACCATCTAGGAAACCTATGCTCACCTGGACACCATCTACTGGGTATGCCACTATGCCGAGGAAATCTGATGCACGGTCTGCACGACATGCTGCAAATATGCCTGGAATATGTATGTCGGTGCTTACTGAGTATTCAGTATTGCAAATGCTTCCGCATGGCTCTGCATGTGAGGAATGGTTCAACTCACCATGGGATCCTGGAAAGGGAACCAAGTATTATGTCCTATTTGTCCTGCGTACTCTTGTTGAAGAAAATCCAATAGTGCAGGGCACTATACAGTTCTTGAAGATATGTGTGCTGGGAATATATTTTTGTACCATGAAGCATAAGGCCAACGACACTTGGACCATCAGGTCTCTGCAGCATGGTTATCGGTTTGGAACAATTTCGATGCTATTCAGTCCATCTTGCAGCTTTATATCTGTCGAGGCATTGTTCACTCAATTGGCTGGGAGTTTCGGACACTTGTCTTATCGTGATTACCtgaacttgcttggaagctgttgcAAAATTGCTAGTACTGATCTGCTTCTATATGGGAATGCTTTGTTCATGGGACATAGCATTTCTGAATTGGTCGTGCGGCCGAAATGGGATTTAGATGGTCAGATCATTAGAGATCAAGCATGGCTGAGTGTTGCGTATGAATTTGCAAGAGCATACATACAGTTTGTTCCCATCGATATATTTCTTGTTGTGCCCTTGCTTCCCGTACATTGGTACTGCACAATGGTGCACACAAGTAGGAAAGCTACAGAGGTTGCAGGGAAGTGCTATTTTGTGCAGCTTGAGGTTCTAGCAATGAAGAATAAAAATTTGGTTCTAGCAATTGATATTTTTGTGCAATAGGACCCAGGAATTAGGAAGATTGTTCTTAGGACTGCAATTATTTTGGGGAAACTGCAATCAATTTTTGGTCCAGATTTTCATGATAATACATCAACCGATCACTTGTTGGGTGAGATACTTCATTGTCAAGATTTTGGCCAGTATGGAATTGATCAAAATGGTTCACTAGTGCATCTCCAGAGGAGAATACATGTTATGGTTGCATCATACAATCACTATGGTCCTTCAGAGGAAGATGGTGTGAGTAGGTACTATACAGGACACATTTTTTCTACTTCCCCTTTGGTGATCTTGGGTCATGCAACTTCAGCAAAGTTGGCTCTTCTAGTTCTTCCTCCACATGATCTGGTGTTTGTGACCTTAGAGAAATATAGGGAGATGGACAAGTACATTCATGTAGAAGGGAACATGCCAATTATTTTCTTACAGCTACTGCAGCTCACACAAGAATTAGACGATGGA
It contains:
- the LOC119335592 gene encoding RING-H2 finger protein ATL74-like, translating into MVRSTPQSCCLHLCHLLLSSAFLLAGLTCPASILGNPRFRASTNMSNCMDVSATPSPEPPPPTAALDYDMVVILAAMLCALVCVLGLNSVLQQCVARCARRAVADPVGWVAHRRANAGLKREALVALPVATYAGEKQHASAGAGCAICLSDFADGETIRVLPVCGHRFHVPCVDRWLASRCSCPTCRRRLSADCAGAGEGHRQVLQVLNAV
- the LOC119339327 gene encoding putative disease resistance protein RGA3, which produces MSRRTSIHPSQRYVGEAVQVYSCLNLTSVLLLQQNLASTMTMVLDAFASYLGDLLKQVVEEELGTMLGVSGEIDKLGDKFQDLKNFLADADRRNITDETVQEWVGQLKRAMHEAADILDLCQLKAMEHGSSTVNAGCFNPLLFCMRNPFHAHEIGTRIKALNQRLDSIKERSAAFNFINLRSYEDHSSHGNLSWETIGDFDQSAVVGDKIEEDTRALVAQIMQTGKVNDDIMVVAIVGAGGIGKTTLAQKVFNDETIQGEFSKKLWLSVNQNFSDVELLRRAIIEARGDHSSAGNVKAMLHQTLKDTLIGQKTLLVMDDVWDHGAWENVLKIPFVNVAASGSRVLITTRDEGVARQMIAIWPYHHVNTLLPEDAWSLLKRQVLSSEIDEDHTNTLKDIGLKIIEKCGYLPLAVKVMGGLLRERGGLHRDWEHVLDDSKWSVTKMPPEINYTVYLSYEYMPSYLKQCFLYYSLLPKSKPYNMDQVVAMWMSEGFLHGNSSDLEELGRNYYKELLSRNLIEPDNLYVAPWISSMHDVVRSFAHYMTKYEALIAQDGDTDILTKLSSQKFLRLTIESNQLQSGEVDWKSLQEQQSLRTLISTIQIKMKPGDSLIMFSSLRTLHIEFANVVSLVESLHQLKHLRYLKLVNTNISVLPGNIGKMKLLQFLDLHGCENLVNLPGSIVKLGQLRLLELPSISVIPGGFRTLTNMRKLNWFRAHMDGEWCSLDELESLSQLRFLSLYKLENVSAASCAANARLGDKKYLIRLSLFCTSRLENDGLIKEKECIPEEEQRRIEKVFNELSPPPSIDNIIMGGYFGKQLPTWMMSASLIPTMVPLNNLTYIMFVDLACCRQLPDGLCQLPNLQFFKVDRAPFIRRVGAGFLQAAATPFPRLNEMYLLGMVQWEEWEWEEQVQAMPRLEKLMLRKCKLRRIPTGVATNARALKELFLQDVQHLNYLETLPSVVELTMLRIPDMERITNLPNLQKLTITDCPKLKVLESIPALERLILQDYVMEELPEYMRDIKPRISLLSSLAAGQSGPEWDKFSHVEYVKAYACDGNNPRKWYVLYTRDNGKLESNISSSTVFEGTENQAYKLCLNLFEHSDSASL